CGTGCTGCTGAACGACCTGCTGCAGCTCAAGCCCGTCCACGCCGCCGAGGACGTCGCGCGCGTGGTCGTGAACACCACCGTCGGCGTCGCCGGCATCTTCGACGTCGCCACGAAGGTCGGGATCCCCGAGAACGACGAGGACTTCGGCCAGACGCTCGGCTACTGGGGCGTGCCGAAGGGGCCGTACCTCGTGCTCCCGATCTTCGGCCCGTCGAACCCGCGCGACACGTTCGGCCTGCTCGTCGACCGCGCGAGCGAGCCGTGGACGTACTTCGTGAAGATCTACGTGACGGTGCCGGTCGGCGTGTTCGAGTTCGTGAACCTGCGCGCGATCTACCTCGAGGAGATCGAGGACTTCCACGAGACCGCGCTCGACTACTACGTCTTCCAGCGCAACGCCTACGTGCAGAGCCGCGACCGCGGCGTGGCCGACGAGGTCGAGCCCGCGGAAGAGACCGAGGAAGACCTGTACTACTTCGACGACGAAGAGGACGTGGAGGACT
This genomic interval from Myxococcota bacterium contains the following:
- a CDS encoding VacJ family lipoprotein, with protein sequence MSARASASLRAVSRALRSSATALAFAGALVAAGAASADDASQEHDPWEGFNRSIFAFNEWLDRNLLVPVAKGWDFVAPEPVQTGIDNVFRNSGMSVVLLNDLLQLKPVHAAEDVARVVVNTTVGVAGIFDVATKVGIPENDEDFGQTLGYWGVPKGPYLVLPIFGPSNPRDTFGLLVDRASEPWTYFVKIYVTVPVGVFEFVNLRAIYLEEIEDFHETALDYYVFQRNAYVQSRDRGVADEVEPAEETEEDLYYFDDEEDVED